The following proteins come from a genomic window of Ochotona princeps isolate mOchPri1 chromosome 14, mOchPri1.hap1, whole genome shotgun sequence:
- the SPATA31E1 gene encoding spermatogenesis-associated protein 31E1 isoform X1, protein MWQSPSCTSWGTGIILVFLGGLGLLLLLLIQRTPSSPPHKKRRVIRKRQLHTRKTIRNRKNRTLKACRDCLEKLREARGLVSILQSHVEKLPDNDIAHLLHQDLLGDEQKPAPAGNKQPHRQTEEDVSPDTLSTLASLAPPSQPPPPLAPHLPKEPQEVQSDMKRIPAGPVPENSPPRNSYLASLGTAIPGFDRLSSSISLFFWWWPTAKALLLLTSPHGRCQQEHLSYHPPEAPLWGDATHRQVEAGGPSFISPAVQELLEMSISKRVELMLKAEEKTGSLLNQRRPSYILRSLGTLLRSLSNKQAATMPQPFWNLGNKPKQLPDPQHLSYSEVFGNDLEQKYSQLFWGLPSLHSESLVAAAWVSDKNSSVSRTPTVRFNARTGSSPSHAQSSDPSELSQAQPSHPQHLSQSQPLIQILPLDAAKVQIPAPIPCTFPNQPSLSLRKSRTCRTSCPTSQDKARSVIPTHNEEMDWPLQMPLHRRWVSGSCLPKHQKITSQASSSIPGGSQGSQPSKAMSDIPGESISPELQEQLGQQSHTRLPKDNHQGSFLYRIKPSQRLLTHSHGRFSQICPFQGKDKYSHSQASMSSALAGKSNKDVNAMDAMRSRRLIRKGTGGFKTRRQSKDLGQDEDDQKALSSNPGCTSVKVLEDDKEEAESDFFKPRKPEVRSYKPRVPEKRDLKKDLKTHLDRKLVQIKKGRIPVRVRRSWLAANYAFSSYSTPIIPRNAVYPKGQSSRVNTTQKTYFVNPFTRNMLETHIKRFLVKQGKNPYSHSLKPISLNAGAAQVSKYPQSNLLSATAQELGADVRVKATPLLGEPQKSPGEKKMATKSISPLDRPLSGPPSVHEEVQKALTVIPSGGTSRLSVSPQNRQEVSFPTEPLKSSLPGKFQKSKAGGAGRCSSEYKEIPTIAVKEPHEDFEHLVLSDSYNLEVQISGIAPSTKAKEDRDALQVLERASTVDNTMGANVLFSQIISVNLSLEPCGGSEYPQASGMFADYQAGEHSLEENVFNEVEVQVEIETEKDPQDQDMEVVYQDCTPERLPITDSLAAQASLAPSKSTSSSDASSSQGFQDHLLKAGWSQRPQEPRSPKERSPWKSEDKMVSPSDKREAPRRLRPGEQEERAIGQRATHVRGVSHPAWNRETGDTVGKKSLPFLPKKEHESSEGHNKTRARTYLQHPNNIKRVSGWEDTLSKDRPASATTQSQGSHIGRLFKEKREAQAQALTTVVGKIVVEQLGLQYTSVPSELKWYKEDPWVTPGKCSYYSRGSSHPAPRREWILHRHVVPQHFNRPIKSMWTKDRGSNRFFPSREPVSLSSSSQRRARLAGAMDYPGSCPRNSLRQTGVSSSQTYHVPHILSTEKSFLPRKHHFFTKETCSIKC, encoded by the exons ATGTGGCAGAGCCCCAGCTGCACCTCCTGGGGAACTGGCATCATCCTTGTTTTCCTGGGTGGATTGGGGCTCCTCTTGCTGCTACTCATCCAGAGAACTCCATCCTCACCACCTCATAAGAAAAGGAGGGTCATCAGGAAG CGCCAACTGCATACCAGGAAAACAATCAGAAATAGGAAGAACAGAACTCTGAAAG CCTGCAGAGACTGCCTGGAAAAACTGAGGGAAGCTCGAGGCCTAGTTTCAATTCTACAAAG CCATGTGGAAAAGCTACCAGACAATGACATTGCTCACCTTTTACATCAGGACCTCCTGGGAGATGAGCAGAaaccagcacctgctggaaaCAAGCAGCCTCACCGGCAGACTGAGGAAGATGTTTCTCCTGACACCTTGTCCACATTGGCTTCCCTGGCTCCTccatcccagcctcctcctcccctggccCCCCACCTGCCAAAAGAACCTCAGGAAGTCCAGTCTGACATGAAGAGAATCCCCGCAGGGCCTGTCCCAGAGAATTCTCCTCCACGGAACTCCTACTTGGCATCTCTTGGCACGGCCATCCCAGGCTTTGACCGCTTAAGCAGCTCTATTTCACTCTTCTTCTGGTGGTGGCCAACTGCCAAGGCCTTGTTGCTCCTCACCTCACCACATGGCAGGTGCCAGCAAGAGCATCTTTCCTACCACCCACCAGAGGCTCCTCTCTGGGGAGATGCCACACACAGGCAGGTAGAGGCTGGTGGCCCCTCTTTCATCAGCCCTGCTGTACAGGAGCTGCTAGAAATGTCCATCTCCAAGAGAGTAGAACTGATGctgaaagcagaagaaaagactGGGTCACTCCTGAACCAAAGGCGCCCAAGCTACATCCTGAGATCTTTGGGAACTTTGTTGAGGTCCCTGAGTAACAAGCAGGCCGCCACCATGCCACAACCCTTCTGGAACctgggaaacaaaccaaaacagCTGCCAGATCCTCAGCATCTCTCTTATTCAGAGGTCTTTGGGAATGACCTAGAACAGAAATACAGCCAGCTCTTTTGGGGCCTCCCCTCCCTGCACAGTGAGTCACTAGTGGCTGCTGCCTGGGTCTCTGATAAGAATTCTTCTGTTTCACGAACTCCCACAGTTAGGTTCAATGCCAGGACTGGTTCCTCTCCATCTCATGCTCAGTCCTCAGACCCTTCAGAGCTTTCCCAAGCCCAGCCTTCACACCCCCAACATTTATCCCAATCCCAACCTTTGATTCAAATCTTGCCTTTAGATGCAGCTAAGGTACAGATCCCAGCCCCTATCCCTTGCACTTTCCCAAACCAACCAAGTTTGTCTCTACGCAAAAGTAGGACCTGTAGAACGTCCTGTCCCACATCTCAGGATAAGGCTCGCTCTGTCATCCCAACTCACAACGAAGAAATGGATTGGCCTCTGCAGATGCCTCTTCACAGGAGGTGGGTATCAGGCTCTTGTCTTCCAAAACATCAGAAAATTACCAGCCAAGCCAGTTCCAGCATTCCTGGGGGGAGTCAGGGCTCTCAGCCCAGCAAAGCTATGTCTGACATTCCTGGGGAATCTATCAGCCCTGAGCTTCAAGAGCAGTTGGGACAACAGAGTCACACAAGGCTTCCCAAAGACAATCACCAGGGTAGCTTCCTCTACAGAATCAAACCTTCTCAGAGACTCTTGACACATTCTCATGGAAGATTCTCACAGATCTGCCCATTCCAGGGAAAAGACAAGTACAGCCACTCGCAGGCATCCATGTcctctgcacttgcaggtaaaagTAACAAGGATGTGAATGCAATGGATGCCATGCGCTCCAGAAGACTCATTAGAAAGGGTACAGGAGGGTTCAAAACACGCAGACAAAGCAAGGATCTAGGGCAAGATGAGGATGACCAAAAGGCTCTGTCCTCGAATCCAGGATGCACCTCAGTAAAGGTTCTGGAAGATGATAAGGAAGAAGCAGAATCTGATTTTTTCAAGCCTAGGAAGCCTGAAGTTAGAAGTTATAAACCCAGGGTCCCAGAAAAAAGGGATCTGAAAAAAGATCTGAAAACCCATTTGGACAGGAAGTTGGTACAGATCAAGAAGGGCAGAATTCCTGTGAGAGTGCGTCGATCCTGGCTTGCTGCCAACTATGCCTTTTCCAGTTACAGCACCCCTATAATTCCCAGAAATGCAGTATACCCAAAAGGGCAGAGCTCTCGTGTGAACACCACCCAGAAGACTTACTTTGTCAATCCTTTCACTCGAAACATGCTGGAAACACACATAAAAAGGTTTCTAGTGAAGCAAGGGAAGAATCCATACTCACACAGTCTCAAGCCTATAAGTCTCAATGCGGGGGCAGCTCAAGTTTCAAAGTACCCACAGTCCAACCTTCTGTCTGCAACTgcccaggagttgggagctgatGTGAGAGTTAAGGCTACCCCTCTCCTGGGAGAGCCTCAAAAAAGTCCAGGAGAGAAGAAGATGGCAACAAAGTCAATTTCACCCCTCGACAGGCCCCTCAGTGGCCCCCCATCTGTGCATGAGGAAGTCCAGAAGGCCTTGACAGTGATCCCATCTGGTGGCACCTCTAGGCTCTCGGTGTCTCCCCAAAACAGACAGGAGGTCAGCTTTCCTACAGAACCCCTAAAGAGCAGTCTTCCAGGCAAATTTCAGAAGAGCAAGGCTGGTGGAGCTGGCAGATGCAGCTCAGAGTACAAGGAAATTCCAACAATAGCAGTAAAAGAACCTCATGAGGACTTTGAGCACCTGGTCTTATCAGACTCTTACAACCTGGAAGTGCAAATCAGTGGAATAGCCCCATCTACAAAGGCTAAAGAGGACAGAGATGCATTGCAGGTCCTAGAGAGGGCCTCTACAGTGGACAACACCATGGGAGCCAATGTGCTATTCTCTCAAATCATCAGTGTGAATCTGAGTTTAGAACCTTGTGGAGGCAGTGAGTACCCCCAAGCCTCAGGAATGTTTGCTGACTACCAAGCAGGTGAACACAGCctggaagaaaatgttttcaatgaAGTGGAGGTCCAAgttgagatagagacagagaaggatcctcAGGACCAGGACATGGAAGTAGTCTATCAAGACTGCACCCCTGAGAGGCTCCCCATCACCGATAGCTTGGCTGCTCAGGCTTCTTTGGCTCCTTCCAAGAGCACGAGCAGTAGTGACGCATCGTCTTCTCAGGGGTTTCAGGACCATCTATTAAAGGCAGGATGGAGCCAGAGGccacaggagcccaggagcccaaaAGAGAGGTCCCCATGGAAGAGTGAGGACAAGATGGTCAGTCCTTCTGACAAGAGAGAGGCCCCTAGGAGGCTCAGACCAGGAGAGCAGGAAGAAAGAGCCATAGGACAAAGAGCTACCCATGTCCGTGGGGTTAGCCACCCTGCCTGGAACAGGGAAACAGGAGACACGGTGGGTAAAAAGTCCTTGCCATTCTTGCCGAAGAAGGAACATGAATCCTCAGAAGGTCACAACAAAACCAGGGCAAGGACCTATCTACAGCATCCTAACAACATCAAAAGAGTCTCAGGCTGGGAAGATACCCTATCAAAAGATAGGCCTGCATCAGCAACCACCCAGAGCCAGGGATCACACATAGGCAGGTTGttcaaggaaaagagagaggccCAGGCTCAGGCTCTCACAACAGTGGTGGGAAAGATTgtggtggaacagctggggcttcaATATACTTCTGTTCCCTCAGAGCTCAAGTGGTACAAAGAGGACCCCTGGGTCACACCGGGTAAGTGTTCCTACTACTCCCGAGggtcctcccacccagctccaaggAGAGAATGGATATTACATCGTCATGTAGTCCCTCAGCACTTTAACCGTCCTATCAAGAGCATGTGGACCAAGGATAGGGGCAGCAATAGGTTCTTCCCATCCAGGGAGCCTGTATCCCTATCTAGCTCCAGCCAAcgcagggcaaggctggcaggtgccatggACTACCCTGGCTCATGCCCCAGGAATAGTCTTCGTCAGACAGGTGTCTCTTCTAGTCAGACATATCATGTCCCTCACATCTTGTCCACTGAGAAAAGTTTTCTCCCTagaaaacatcatttttttaCCAAGGAAACCTGTTCAATCAAATGTTAG
- the SPATA31E1 gene encoding spermatogenesis-associated protein 31E1 isoform X2, producing the protein MKRIPAGPVPENSPPRNSYLASLGTAIPGFDRLSSSISLFFWWWPTAKALLLLTSPHGRCQQEHLSYHPPEAPLWGDATHRQVEAGGPSFISPAVQELLEMSISKRVELMLKAEEKTGSLLNQRRPSYILRSLGTLLRSLSNKQAATMPQPFWNLGNKPKQLPDPQHLSYSEVFGNDLEQKYSQLFWGLPSLHSESLVAAAWVSDKNSSVSRTPTVRFNARTGSSPSHAQSSDPSELSQAQPSHPQHLSQSQPLIQILPLDAAKVQIPAPIPCTFPNQPSLSLRKSRTCRTSCPTSQDKARSVIPTHNEEMDWPLQMPLHRRWVSGSCLPKHQKITSQASSSIPGGSQGSQPSKAMSDIPGESISPELQEQLGQQSHTRLPKDNHQGSFLYRIKPSQRLLTHSHGRFSQICPFQGKDKYSHSQASMSSALAGKSNKDVNAMDAMRSRRLIRKGTGGFKTRRQSKDLGQDEDDQKALSSNPGCTSVKVLEDDKEEAESDFFKPRKPEVRSYKPRVPEKRDLKKDLKTHLDRKLVQIKKGRIPVRVRRSWLAANYAFSSYSTPIIPRNAVYPKGQSSRVNTTQKTYFVNPFTRNMLETHIKRFLVKQGKNPYSHSLKPISLNAGAAQVSKYPQSNLLSATAQELGADVRVKATPLLGEPQKSPGEKKMATKSISPLDRPLSGPPSVHEEVQKALTVIPSGGTSRLSVSPQNRQEVSFPTEPLKSSLPGKFQKSKAGGAGRCSSEYKEIPTIAVKEPHEDFEHLVLSDSYNLEVQISGIAPSTKAKEDRDALQVLERASTVDNTMGANVLFSQIISVNLSLEPCGGSEYPQASGMFADYQAGEHSLEENVFNEVEVQVEIETEKDPQDQDMEVVYQDCTPERLPITDSLAAQASLAPSKSTSSSDASSSQGFQDHLLKAGWSQRPQEPRSPKERSPWKSEDKMVSPSDKREAPRRLRPGEQEERAIGQRATHVRGVSHPAWNRETGDTVGKKSLPFLPKKEHESSEGHNKTRARTYLQHPNNIKRVSGWEDTLSKDRPASATTQSQGSHIGRLFKEKREAQAQALTTVVGKIVVEQLGLQYTSVPSELKWYKEDPWVTPGKCSYYSRGSSHPAPRREWILHRHVVPQHFNRPIKSMWTKDRGSNRFFPSREPVSLSSSSQRRARLAGAMDYPGSCPRNSLRQTGVSSSQTYHVPHILSTEKSFLPRKHHFFTKETCSIKC; encoded by the coding sequence ATGAAGAGAATCCCCGCAGGGCCTGTCCCAGAGAATTCTCCTCCACGGAACTCCTACTTGGCATCTCTTGGCACGGCCATCCCAGGCTTTGACCGCTTAAGCAGCTCTATTTCACTCTTCTTCTGGTGGTGGCCAACTGCCAAGGCCTTGTTGCTCCTCACCTCACCACATGGCAGGTGCCAGCAAGAGCATCTTTCCTACCACCCACCAGAGGCTCCTCTCTGGGGAGATGCCACACACAGGCAGGTAGAGGCTGGTGGCCCCTCTTTCATCAGCCCTGCTGTACAGGAGCTGCTAGAAATGTCCATCTCCAAGAGAGTAGAACTGATGctgaaagcagaagaaaagactGGGTCACTCCTGAACCAAAGGCGCCCAAGCTACATCCTGAGATCTTTGGGAACTTTGTTGAGGTCCCTGAGTAACAAGCAGGCCGCCACCATGCCACAACCCTTCTGGAACctgggaaacaaaccaaaacagCTGCCAGATCCTCAGCATCTCTCTTATTCAGAGGTCTTTGGGAATGACCTAGAACAGAAATACAGCCAGCTCTTTTGGGGCCTCCCCTCCCTGCACAGTGAGTCACTAGTGGCTGCTGCCTGGGTCTCTGATAAGAATTCTTCTGTTTCACGAACTCCCACAGTTAGGTTCAATGCCAGGACTGGTTCCTCTCCATCTCATGCTCAGTCCTCAGACCCTTCAGAGCTTTCCCAAGCCCAGCCTTCACACCCCCAACATTTATCCCAATCCCAACCTTTGATTCAAATCTTGCCTTTAGATGCAGCTAAGGTACAGATCCCAGCCCCTATCCCTTGCACTTTCCCAAACCAACCAAGTTTGTCTCTACGCAAAAGTAGGACCTGTAGAACGTCCTGTCCCACATCTCAGGATAAGGCTCGCTCTGTCATCCCAACTCACAACGAAGAAATGGATTGGCCTCTGCAGATGCCTCTTCACAGGAGGTGGGTATCAGGCTCTTGTCTTCCAAAACATCAGAAAATTACCAGCCAAGCCAGTTCCAGCATTCCTGGGGGGAGTCAGGGCTCTCAGCCCAGCAAAGCTATGTCTGACATTCCTGGGGAATCTATCAGCCCTGAGCTTCAAGAGCAGTTGGGACAACAGAGTCACACAAGGCTTCCCAAAGACAATCACCAGGGTAGCTTCCTCTACAGAATCAAACCTTCTCAGAGACTCTTGACACATTCTCATGGAAGATTCTCACAGATCTGCCCATTCCAGGGAAAAGACAAGTACAGCCACTCGCAGGCATCCATGTcctctgcacttgcaggtaaaagTAACAAGGATGTGAATGCAATGGATGCCATGCGCTCCAGAAGACTCATTAGAAAGGGTACAGGAGGGTTCAAAACACGCAGACAAAGCAAGGATCTAGGGCAAGATGAGGATGACCAAAAGGCTCTGTCCTCGAATCCAGGATGCACCTCAGTAAAGGTTCTGGAAGATGATAAGGAAGAAGCAGAATCTGATTTTTTCAAGCCTAGGAAGCCTGAAGTTAGAAGTTATAAACCCAGGGTCCCAGAAAAAAGGGATCTGAAAAAAGATCTGAAAACCCATTTGGACAGGAAGTTGGTACAGATCAAGAAGGGCAGAATTCCTGTGAGAGTGCGTCGATCCTGGCTTGCTGCCAACTATGCCTTTTCCAGTTACAGCACCCCTATAATTCCCAGAAATGCAGTATACCCAAAAGGGCAGAGCTCTCGTGTGAACACCACCCAGAAGACTTACTTTGTCAATCCTTTCACTCGAAACATGCTGGAAACACACATAAAAAGGTTTCTAGTGAAGCAAGGGAAGAATCCATACTCACACAGTCTCAAGCCTATAAGTCTCAATGCGGGGGCAGCTCAAGTTTCAAAGTACCCACAGTCCAACCTTCTGTCTGCAACTgcccaggagttgggagctgatGTGAGAGTTAAGGCTACCCCTCTCCTGGGAGAGCCTCAAAAAAGTCCAGGAGAGAAGAAGATGGCAACAAAGTCAATTTCACCCCTCGACAGGCCCCTCAGTGGCCCCCCATCTGTGCATGAGGAAGTCCAGAAGGCCTTGACAGTGATCCCATCTGGTGGCACCTCTAGGCTCTCGGTGTCTCCCCAAAACAGACAGGAGGTCAGCTTTCCTACAGAACCCCTAAAGAGCAGTCTTCCAGGCAAATTTCAGAAGAGCAAGGCTGGTGGAGCTGGCAGATGCAGCTCAGAGTACAAGGAAATTCCAACAATAGCAGTAAAAGAACCTCATGAGGACTTTGAGCACCTGGTCTTATCAGACTCTTACAACCTGGAAGTGCAAATCAGTGGAATAGCCCCATCTACAAAGGCTAAAGAGGACAGAGATGCATTGCAGGTCCTAGAGAGGGCCTCTACAGTGGACAACACCATGGGAGCCAATGTGCTATTCTCTCAAATCATCAGTGTGAATCTGAGTTTAGAACCTTGTGGAGGCAGTGAGTACCCCCAAGCCTCAGGAATGTTTGCTGACTACCAAGCAGGTGAACACAGCctggaagaaaatgttttcaatgaAGTGGAGGTCCAAgttgagatagagacagagaaggatcctcAGGACCAGGACATGGAAGTAGTCTATCAAGACTGCACCCCTGAGAGGCTCCCCATCACCGATAGCTTGGCTGCTCAGGCTTCTTTGGCTCCTTCCAAGAGCACGAGCAGTAGTGACGCATCGTCTTCTCAGGGGTTTCAGGACCATCTATTAAAGGCAGGATGGAGCCAGAGGccacaggagcccaggagcccaaaAGAGAGGTCCCCATGGAAGAGTGAGGACAAGATGGTCAGTCCTTCTGACAAGAGAGAGGCCCCTAGGAGGCTCAGACCAGGAGAGCAGGAAGAAAGAGCCATAGGACAAAGAGCTACCCATGTCCGTGGGGTTAGCCACCCTGCCTGGAACAGGGAAACAGGAGACACGGTGGGTAAAAAGTCCTTGCCATTCTTGCCGAAGAAGGAACATGAATCCTCAGAAGGTCACAACAAAACCAGGGCAAGGACCTATCTACAGCATCCTAACAACATCAAAAGAGTCTCAGGCTGGGAAGATACCCTATCAAAAGATAGGCCTGCATCAGCAACCACCCAGAGCCAGGGATCACACATAGGCAGGTTGttcaaggaaaagagagaggccCAGGCTCAGGCTCTCACAACAGTGGTGGGAAAGATTgtggtggaacagctggggcttcaATATACTTCTGTTCCCTCAGAGCTCAAGTGGTACAAAGAGGACCCCTGGGTCACACCGGGTAAGTGTTCCTACTACTCCCGAGggtcctcccacccagctccaaggAGAGAATGGATATTACATCGTCATGTAGTCCCTCAGCACTTTAACCGTCCTATCAAGAGCATGTGGACCAAGGATAGGGGCAGCAATAGGTTCTTCCCATCCAGGGAGCCTGTATCCCTATCTAGCTCCAGCCAAcgcagggcaaggctggcaggtgccatggACTACCCTGGCTCATGCCCCAGGAATAGTCTTCGTCAGACAGGTGTCTCTTCTAGTCAGACATATCATGTCCCTCACATCTTGTCCACTGAGAAAAGTTTTCTCCCTagaaaacatcatttttttaCCAAGGAAACCTGTTCAATCAAATGTTAG